One Anopheles marshallii chromosome 3, idAnoMarsDA_429_01, whole genome shotgun sequence genomic region harbors:
- the LOC128711315 gene encoding maltase 2-like — protein sequence MRIAVGALLLVTVGLLAAVSGKSSVISGKQHGAEMDWWESGVFYQIYPRSFKDNDGDGVGDLAGITEKLEHLADLGVTGVWLSPVFKSPMADFGYDIADFRDVDPIFGSMADLDRMVQKAKQLGIKVILDFVPNHTSDEHEWFVKSVNNEGDYRDYYVWRNAVNQGTPNNWQSVFHTPAWTLLPGQTQYYLHQFDKKQPDLNYRNPKVKQEMADMVRFWLDKGIDGFRIDAINHAYEDPQFRDERLIDPKGELIWENLDHEYTQNLPECYDLIYDWRDLFDTYKAADNVTRLMMTEAYADMEQTMLWYGNGNRKGSHIPFNFAMINRLSSDSRARDFKEVIDEWLNAMPAGAQANWVLGNHDRPRIASRFGRDRASSLAVLEMTLPGIAVVYYGEEIGMEDNRDITFEETQDPQAANTNPEVYQQFTRDPVRTPFQWDATPYAGFTAATTQKTWLPVHPNFREVNLAAQKMATESMFKLYQKLIKLRKEHAFMHGKFESKVLLNNVFGYTRTLDGEQSYAVVVNLNDNDVNVNLQELHEDIDAVKVKLTSLDAHMKEGDEVTEVFHIILGRYDAVVFEIASSASTIGLSMVMLLVASILRTLF from the exons ATGCGGATCGCAGTGGGTGCACTATTACTGGTGACCGTTGGTTTGCTGGCCGCGGTCAGTGGCAAATCGTCGGTGATCTCTGGCAAACAGCACGGTGCCGAGATGGATTGGTGGGAATCGGGCGTGTTTTACCAAATATACCCACGATCATTCAAAGACAACGATGGTGATGGAGTAGGTGATCTGGCCGGTATAACGGAAAAGCTTGAACATCTGGCCGATCTAGGTGTGACCGGTGTGTGGCTCAGTCCTGTGTTCAAATCGCCCATGGCAGACTTTGGTTACGATATTGCCGACTTCCGTGATGTCGATCCAATTTTCGGCAGTATGGCTGATCTGGACAGAATGGTCCAGAAGGCAAAGCAGCTCGGCATTAAGGTGATTCTTGACTTTGTTCCAAACCATACGAGTGACGAGCATGAGTGGTTCGTTAAATCGGTTAACAACGAAGGAGACTACCGGGATTACTATGTTTGGCGCAATGCAGTGAACCAAGGCACTCCCAACAATTGG CAATCCGTCTTCCATACGCCTGCCTGGACACTGCTGCCTGGCCAAACGCAATATTATCTCCACCAGTTTGACAAGAAGCAACCGGATCTGAACTACCGCAACCCGAAAGTAAAGCAGGAAATGGCTGATATGGTGCGTTTTTGGTTGGACAAGGGCATTGATGGGTTCCGCATCGATGCAATCAACCACGCGTACGAGGATCCGCAGTTCCGCGACGAAAGGCTGATCGACCCGAAAGGAGAGTTGATCTGGGAGAACCTGGATCACGAGTACACGCAGAATTTGCCAGAGTGTTACGATCTCATCTACGACTGGCGCGATCTCTTCGACACGTATAAGGCTGCCGACAATGTGACGCGTCTCATGATGACGGAGGCGTATGCCGACATGGAACAGACCATGCTGTGGTATGGGAATGGAAATCGTAAGGGTTCCCATATTCCGTTTAACTTCGCCATGATTAACCGCTTGTCGTCAGACTCGCGAGCACGCGACTTTAAGGAGGTTATCGATGAGTGGCTTAATGCTATGCCGGCCGGCGCTCAAGCGAACTGGGTGCTGGGTAATCATGATCGCCCTCGCATTGCATCGCGCTTTGGACGTGACCGTGCATCTAGCTTGGCGGTGTTGGAAATGACACTGCCCGGTATTGCCGTCGTATACTACGGCGAGGAGATCGGTATGGAGGACAACCGTGACATTACGTTCGAGGAAACGCAAGATCCGCAAGCCGCCAACACGAACCCGGAGGTGTACCAACAGTTCACACGCGATCCTGTCCGCACACCGTTCCAGTGGGATGCTACACCGTATGCCGGATTTACGGCCGCAACGACTCAAAAAACTTGGCTACCGGTGCATCCAAATTTTAGGGAAGTTAATCTCGCGGCACAGAAGATGGCCACCGAGAGTATGTTTAAGCTGTACCAGAAATTGATCAAGCTGCGCAAGGAGCACGCGTTCATGCACGGCAAGTTCGAGTCGAAGGTGCTGCTGAACAATGTGTTTGGGTACACGCGCACGCTCGACGGCGAGCAATCGTACGCCGTGGTGGTCAACTTAAATGATAACGATGTGAACGTGAATCTGCAGGAGTTGCACGAAGATATTGATGCGGTCAAGGTGAAACTAACGTCGCTCGATGCCCACATGAAGGAGGGCGACGAGGT